The DNA region GGCGTCCGGCCGGAGGGCGAGTAACGGGGGCGGTTGTTCGGTCATGATCGCGCGGGCCAGCGCTCCCAGGTTGTCGTGGTGAAACGGCGCGCTGCCGGCCAGGGCCTGATAGCCGACCACCCCGACCGCGTAGACGTCGTCGGCCGCTGATGCCGCCTCGCCTGCGACCCGCTGCGGACTCAAATACGCCATGGTGCCCAGGATTTCACCGGTCCGGGTCGGCGCGGTATCCACGGTCTTGGCAATCCCGAAATCGGCCACCTTGAGGGCATCCCCGGAGTCGGTCAGCAGAATGTTTCCCGGTTTGATGTCGCGATGCAGTATCCCCGCCGCATGCGCCACTTCCAGGGCAGCGAGCACGTTCTGCAACATCGACCGCACGACTGTCCCGGGCAACGCGCCTCGGGCGAGCACATCGGCAAAAGTGCTGCCGGGCAGCCGTTCCATCACGATGTACGGCGTACCGAGGTGTTCACCGGTGTCGTAGACCGACCCGATGTTGGGATGATTGAGAGCGGCCGCCGCCCGGGCCTCCGCATGAAAGCGGTGCTGCATGTCGGGCCGGGATCGGAGGCCGGGATGCAGCAGTTTGATCGCGACCGGACGATTCAGTCGGGCGTCCCAGCCGTCACGCACCTCGGCCATGCCGCCACTGCCCAACACGCCTCCGAGCTGGTAGCGGCCTCCGAGAAGTACGGCGTCCATCGACCCGGCTGCATACCCGGGCGGACCGATTTCAAACGGGTCCGGCGTCAAGGGATCAGGAACGGGTTGGTGCGGCGCTCCAACCCGATGGTGCTCTGGGCCCCGTGCCCGGGCAGCACCAGCGCCCGATCGTCGCGCACCAGCAGCTTGTTGATGATCGAACCGAGCAGATGGTTTCCGCTGCCACCCTCGAAGTCGGTGCGTCCCACGCTGCCGTTGAACAGCGTGTCGCCGGTGAACAGCAGATCGGGATGGTGCGGGTCGGCCACCCGGAACGTCACCGAACCCGGGGTGTGGCCGGGCGTGTGATCGACGGAGACCGCGATCCCGCCCAGGGTCAGCGCGGCGCCGTCGGAGAGTTCCACCACCTGCTCGGGCTCGGAGCACAGCACCCCCACCAGGCGTTGGACCAGCTTCGGCGCGACCCCGCGGATCGGGTTGACCAGCATCGCCCTGTCCTCGACATGGATGCACGTCGGTATCGCGTAGTGGTCCGACAGCCGCTGGGCGCTCCACACGTGATCGAGGTGCCCGTGGGTGAGCAACACCGCGCGCGGCGCCAACCGGTGCTGACGAACCAGATCGCGCACGCGGGCCGACGCGCCGTCACCGGGGTCGATGATCAACGCTTCTCGGTCGGCGTGATGAAACACCAAGTAGCAGTTGGTCCGTACCAAGCCGGTCTGAAATCGCAGAATCTCCAGTTGGCCGAAGCGTTGCCGATCAGTCACCGATCATCCCGGCCGAACGCGTCAACCGTCGCCCGGTGACGGGGCGCTGGACACCGCCTCGAGGCAGCCCTCGGCGATGGCGTGCTTGATGCTGTCGGACAGCTTGGGGCACGACCGCATGGGTGCGGTGTTGCCCTCGGCGCGGGCGTCGGCGAACACCGCGCAACGCCGGGTGGCCTCCGAATTCCACTGCACGGCAGTGTATTGCGGACCGAGCTTCTTCACCGACACGGTGGCGTGGCAGAACCGGCAGTCGACCGGCGCCAAGCCGGAGGTCAGATACCGTTCCTGGTCGGCCGTGGTGGCGGCGCGTACGGCCGCGGCCCGCTCCGGATCGGAGGCGAAATCCGGTGCCTTGCTCCAGGATCCACCCGAGGTCGCGTCGCCGTCGGGATGGCCGTGACCGTCGTCGTCATCGTCGTGGCCACCCTGCAAGAGGACCATCGACCGCGCCAGGCGATCGACGTCGGGAGTCCCCTTGCCCGAGGTCATCCAGGGACCTCGGTGGCCTGCTGTTGCTTGGACTCGGCCTGGCGCTTGAGATTCTCTTCGACCTCGACCTGCCACTTCTCGTTGGCCGCGGTGGTGTCGACCTCGAGTTCGAAACGGTCGGTCATCTCCGGGGTGACGTCGGCGGCGTCGACGTAGAACTGCTGGTACCAGCGGCGCATCTGATAGACCGCGCCGTCCTCCTCGACCAGCAAGGGATTGTCGATGCGGGTCTTGTGCTTCCAGATCTCGACGTCCTGCAGGAAGCCCTTGCTGACCCCGTCGGTGAACGCGTCGGCGAGCTTCTCGGAGGTGGCGTCGTCGAGGCCCTGCGGCTTCTCGACGATCACGCCCCACTGCAGCATGAACGAGTCCTGGGTCACCGGGTAGTGGCAGTTGATCAGGATCGACTCGGCCTTGAAGTCACCGTAGGTGTTGTGCAGCCAATTGATCATGAACGACGGGCCGAAGTACGACGCCTCGGAGTCCAATTTGGCATCGCCGTAGGCGGTACCCATGTCGTTGATGTCCGGTCGGCCCACGTTGTGCAGGTACTGCGAGGCGATGTGGCCCTCGAAGACGTTCTTGAAGTAGGTCGGCAGACCGAAATGGATGTAGAAGAAGTGCGCCATGTCGGTGACGTTGTCGATGATCTCGCGGCAGTTGGAGCCCTCGATCAACAGCGAGTTCCACTTCCAGTCGGTCCACTGGCCGCTGGCCCACTCCGGGATCTCGGGGATCCGCACCTCGGGCTGCGGCGGATTGCCCTCGTGGTCGTGCCAGACGAACAGCAGGCCGCCGCGGACGTCGGTGTGCCATGCCCGGGTGCGGGCCAGCCGCGGGGTGCGCTTGGCGTACGGCACCAGCTTGCACTTGCCGTCGCCGCCCCAGCGCCAATCGTGGAACGGGCAGGCCACCTCGTCACCCTTGATGGTGCCCTGGGACAGGTCCCCACCCATGTGCCGGCAGTACCCGTCCAGGATCTTCAGCTCGCCCGCAGAGTCCGCGAACACCACCAGTTTGCTGCCGAAGATCTCCACGCTGTGCGGCTTGCCGTCCAAAAAGCTCTGCACGGGCCCCAGGCAGTGCCAGCCGCGGGCGTAGCGGTCGGGCAGTGCTCCGGTGTCGATCTCGCGAATTCCGCTGTGGGCTGTTTCAGTCGTCACTTCGCGCCTCCAGTCTCTCTAACTAGAACACGTTACAGTTTTCAACCCGATTCCCGCAATGACGGGGGCGTGACCTGCGGCATACCCGCTGCCGAGGGGGATTACTCCGTGTCTCGCAGGCCGGTCTGCAGGGCGATGAGCTGCATCTTGCCGACATTGTTGACGAACTGGTCGGTGGTGGTGTCGCCGACGGCGCTCTCGAAGTCCAGCCGCACCAGCGCCCGCCCCTCGGTGAAGAGCAGCTGCGTCACGGCGGTATCGCCCTCGGGCGAGGTCCCGGAGATGACCACGCCGTCGGTGCCGACCGGGGCGGGCCGCGGGGTGCCGCCGATGACCTTCGTGGGCAGGCTTTCGGTGGCGGCCTGCAGCGTCTTCTGGGCGGTCTCGGCGTCGGGGTAGAGCAAGATGGTGTTGGCGATGGCGCGGTCGTCCTCGGCGTTGACGAAGAACGCACTCGCACCGGGCATGCCGTTCGGATTGGTGTCGACCGACCGCGCGGTGAAGGTGTCCTCGCCATCGCTGAGATGCTCGGCCTTGATCAGCAGGGGGCGGAAGTCGACCGCCAGATCTTTATCGGTGTCGGCTTTCGTCGAGGTGGCGGTCGGCGAGGACGCCGCGGTCGAGGACGTGGTGGTCTCGGCGTCGAGGCCTGCCGCCGGATCAGCGGACAGGCCGCCGCATGCGGTGGCGCCCAATGCGATCAGCGCCGCGATCGCGGCGCCGCAGAGACGGCCGGAGAGCCGTCTGGACTGGCGTGCGGTGGCGTGGGTGCTGGCGTAATGGCGTGGCAAAGCGATCAATTCTCGTGTGCGAGGGTTGGCGAAGTCGGACTGACTTGTCGGACTTTTTTTACCCTACGCGGTCGAGCTGTCAGCGACCTGAGACGAGCGCCTTCGGGGCGGCCACCGTGGCGAGGCTCACTGCGGCTTGTCGCTGCCGACCACCCACATGGAGTAGTACTGGGCGCCGCCGCCATAGGCGTGCCCCAACGCCTTGCGGGCACCCTCGACCTGGTGCGCTCCGCCCTTGCCCATCACCTGGATCGCCGACTCGGCGAACCGGATCATGCCCGAGGCGCCGATCGGATTCGACGACAGCACCCCGCCGGACGGGTTGAACGGGATCTTGCCGCCGATCGCGGTCTCGCCGGCCTCGGTGAGTTTCCAGCCCGCACCCTCGGGGGCGAAGCCCAGGTTCTCCAACCACATCGGTTCGAACCAGGAGAACGGCACGTACACCTCGGCGACGTCGATCTCGTCGATCGGGCTGGTGATGCCCGCATCGCGCCACAGCGCGGCGGCGGCATCCCGGCCGGCCTGCGGGTTCACCTGATCGCGCCCCGAATACGCCAGTGGTTCGGTGCGCAGCGCGGTGGCGTGGATCCAGGCGACCGGATGGCCGTCGCTCACCCGGGCATCGGCGGCCTGCTCGTCCCCGATCACCATCGCCGCGGCGCCGTCGGAGGACGGGCAGGTCTCGTCGAACCGGATCGGGTCCCACAGCATCTGTGAGGACAGCACCTTCTCCAGCGTGATGTCGGCCTGTTGCAAGTGCGCCAGCGGATTCTTCGAGCCGTTGAGCCGGTCTTTGACCGCGACCATCGCCCCGATGTGATCCGGCGCCCCGGACCGCCGGATGTAGGCGCGCACGTGCGGTGCGAAGTAGCCGCCCGCACCGGCGCCGACCGGCTTGGTGAACGGCACCGGAATGCTCAGCGCCCACATGGCATTGGACTCGGACTGCTTCTCCCAGGCCATGGTCAGCACCCGGCGGTACTTGCCGGACTGCACCAGGCTGGCCGCGACGATCGCCGTCGAACCGCCCACCGAGCCCGCGGTGTGCACCCGGATCAACGGTTTGCCGGTCGCGCCGGTGGCGTCGGCCATGAACAGCTCGGGCATCATCACGCCCTCGAAGAAGTCCGGCGCCTTGCCGACCACGACGGCGTCGATGTCGGCCATGGTGGAACCGGAGTCGGCCAGCGCCCGATCGATGGCCTCTCGCACCAGGCCGTTCATCGACACGTCGTGGCGTTTGGTGACGTACTTGGTCTGCCCGGTGCCGAGCACCGCGGCGGTGTTTTTCCTTGAAAGCCCGGCCACGATGTTATTTCCCTTCCAGGACGGCAACGAGATTTTGTTGTAGCGCAGCGCCACTGGTGGCGTGCGCCAGGACCCGGCCGGCCGAGCCATCGAAAATGTGCTGGGCCGCGAATCCGATGCGTTCCAGGCCCGCGGAGAACATCGGGTTGGCCGCCAACGCGCCACCGGAGGGGTTGATCTTGGTGGACGGCCCGAGTCCGATGGCCTCGGCCAGGATCAGCTGCTGGTGGGTGAACGGCGCATGCAGTTCGGCCACCTCGACGGACCCGGCGTCACCACCGAGGGCGGCCTGCGCCGACGCCGCGGTGGACGTCGACGTGGTCAGGTCGCGGGCGCCGAGGATCGGGGTCTCGATGCGATGCTCGATGCCGGTGATCCAGGCCGGGTTCTCCCGCAGCTCGCGGGCCTTGTCGCCGGCGGCCAGCACGATCGCGGCCGCGCCGTCGGTGATCGGCGCGATGTCGTGGCGGCGTAGCGGATCGGCGAAGAACGGCCGCTCCAACAGTTCGGACACGCTGGCTGCGGACTCGACCGAATCCACCCGGTCGGCCGCGGCAAACGACTCCACGGCCACCTGCGCCATGTCCTCGGCCGTCCATTTACCGCTGTCCAGACCGAAGCGGGCCTGCAGCCCGGCGATCGAGACCGCGTCGGGCCACAACGGCGCCACGCTGTAGGGATCGGTCTGCAACGACAGGATGCGCCGCAGCATGCCGGCGGAGGACTTGCCGAAGCCGTACACCAGCGCGGTATCGACCTGACCGGTCAGCAGCTTGATGTAGGCCTCGTACAGCGCCCACGCGGCGTCCATCTCCACATGCGACTCGTTGATCGGCGGCACCGCGCCGATCGAGTCGATCGCCGAGATGAACGAGAAGGCCCGGCCGGCGAGGTAATCCGAGGAACCCGAACACCAGAAACCGATATCGGTCTGCTGGAGCCCGAGCTCGCTGTAGAGCTGGGCGAAACAGGGCATCAGCATTTCGACGCCGTTGGTGGTGCCGTCGGTGTTGCGCACATGCGGTGCGTGTGCGAAGCCGACTACCGCAACATCACGAAAAGTCATTGGGGGTCAGCCTTTACAGATGGTGCTTGTAGGTGTCGTAGTCGGCGTCCGGTTCGCCGGTCGGCCGGAAATGCGAGATGTTGTCGATGCCCAGCCCCCATTCCTCCTGGGGCTTCCACACCGCTTCGACCCGCATGCCCATCCGCACCTCGGACGCGTCGATCTCGGTGACCAGATGCAAAAACGGGATGTCGGCGCCGTCGAGCAATACGTAGGCAGCCACGTACGGCGGCTGGATCCGCTGGCCGGCGAACGGAATGTTGATGATCGCGAACGTGGTGACGGTGCCCTTGTCGGGCAGCTCGACGTACTCGGTGAGCTGCTGGCCGGTGGCCGGATCGGCCTCGCGGGCCGGGAAATACACCTTGCCCTTTTCGCCGTTCTCGCCGACGGTGCGCGCCCCGACGAGCTTGCCCTGCTCCAGCGCGCGCAGATACGTGCTCTCCGGGTACGACGCGGAGTGCTGGATCTCGATCGCGGTGGGCACCACCAGCATGGTCACCGGATCGCGCTCGTCGGCCGGCAGCGGCTCGACCTCGTCCTCACCGGGCACGAAACACGCGATGTCGGTGATCGAGCCCACCGGTTCGTCGACCCACTGGGCCCGCACCCGGGTTCCGGCGCTGATCGAGCCCTCCGGAACGTCCACGGCGTGCAGCAACGGCGTGTCGGCG from Mycolicibacterium sp. MU0053 includes:
- a CDS encoding thiolase domain-containing protein gives rise to the protein MTFRDVAVVGFAHAPHVRNTDGTTNGVEMLMPCFAQLYSELGLQQTDIGFWCSGSSDYLAGRAFSFISAIDSIGAVPPINESHVEMDAAWALYEAYIKLLTGQVDTALVYGFGKSSAGMLRRILSLQTDPYSVAPLWPDAVSIAGLQARFGLDSGKWTAEDMAQVAVESFAAADRVDSVESAASVSELLERPFFADPLRRHDIAPITDGAAAIVLAAGDKARELRENPAWITGIEHRIETPILGARDLTTSTSTAASAQAALGGDAGSVEVAELHAPFTHQQLILAEAIGLGPSTKINPSGGALAANPMFSAGLERIGFAAQHIFDGSAGRVLAHATSGAALQQNLVAVLEGK
- a CDS encoding serine/threonine-protein kinase, producing MDAVLLGGRYQLGGVLGSGGMAEVRDGWDARLNRPVAIKLLHPGLRSRPDMQHRFHAEARAAAALNHPNIGSVYDTGEHLGTPYIVMERLPGSTFADVLARGALPGTVVRSMLQNVLAALEVAHAAGILHRDIKPGNILLTDSGDALKVADFGIAKTVDTAPTRTGEILGTMAYLSPQRVAGEAASAADDVYAVGVVGYQALAGSAPFHHDNLGALARAIMTEQPPPLLALRPDAEPDLVHTIERAMARDAQHRFRSAHDMLGALSGPAVPSPRPPSTKVLETPFPMEPASLVYVPPPRRRPSRRSVALAGGGAVLVAVTAMFVAAAQDSPSVPAPGTTAPAVSTAPPPPAPSASTLPPAPVPVMGEEPPGKKKSPGNRGNGRGNGKPDKPGKGPG
- a CDS encoding thiolase domain-containing protein; this translates as MARPAGSWRTPPVALRYNKISLPSWKGNNIVAGLSRKNTAAVLGTGQTKYVTKRHDVSMNGLVREAIDRALADSGSTMADIDAVVVGKAPDFFEGVMMPELFMADATGATGKPLIRVHTAGSVGGSTAIVAASLVQSGKYRRVLTMAWEKQSESNAMWALSIPVPFTKPVGAGAGGYFAPHVRAYIRRSGAPDHIGAMVAVKDRLNGSKNPLAHLQQADITLEKVLSSQMLWDPIRFDETCPSSDGAAAMVIGDEQAADARVSDGHPVAWIHATALRTEPLAYSGRDQVNPQAGRDAAAALWRDAGITSPIDEIDVAEVYVPFSWFEPMWLENLGFAPEGAGWKLTEAGETAIGGKIPFNPSGGVLSSNPIGASGMIRFAESAIQVMGKGGAHQVEGARKALGHAYGGGAQYYSMWVVGSDKPQ
- a CDS encoding Zn-ribbon domain-containing OB-fold protein; amino-acid sequence: MTASQSRPASPDHHEPPLSAPLKLAFDYTRSVGPLLSQFFTALRERRIVGVRGSDGRVHVPPAEYDPVTYEPLTEVVPVSGVGTVQSWTWQPQPLAGQPLDRPFAWALILLDGADTPLLHAVDVPEGSISAGTRVRAQWVDEPVGSITDIACFVPGEDEVEPLPADERDPVTMLVVPTAIEIQHSASYPESTYLRALEQGKLVGARTVGENGEKGKVYFPAREADPATGQQLTEYVELPDKGTVTTFAIINIPFAGQRIQPPYVAAYVLLDGADIPFLHLVTEIDASEVRMGMRVEAVWKPQEEWGLGIDNISHFRPTGEPDADYDTYKHHL
- a CDS encoding MBL fold metallo-hydrolase yields the protein MEILRFQTGLVRTNCYLVFHHADREALIIDPGDGASARVRDLVRQHRLAPRAVLLTHGHLDHVWSAQRLSDHYAIPTCIHVEDRAMLVNPIRGVAPKLVQRLVGVLCSEPEQVVELSDGAALTLGGIAVSVDHTPGHTPGSVTFRVADPHHPDLLFTGDTLFNGSVGRTDFEGGSGNHLLGSIINKLLVRDDRALVLPGHGAQSTIGLERRTNPFLIP
- a CDS encoding Rieske 2Fe-2S domain-containing protein, coding for MTTETAHSGIREIDTGALPDRYARGWHCLGPVQSFLDGKPHSVEIFGSKLVVFADSAGELKILDGYCRHMGGDLSQGTIKGDEVACPFHDWRWGGDGKCKLVPYAKRTPRLARTRAWHTDVRGGLLFVWHDHEGNPPQPEVRIPEIPEWASGQWTDWKWNSLLIEGSNCREIIDNVTDMAHFFYIHFGLPTYFKNVFEGHIASQYLHNVGRPDINDMGTAYGDAKLDSEASYFGPSFMINWLHNTYGDFKAESILINCHYPVTQDSFMLQWGVIVEKPQGLDDATSEKLADAFTDGVSKGFLQDVEIWKHKTRIDNPLLVEEDGAVYQMRRWYQQFYVDAADVTPEMTDRFELEVDTTAANEKWQVEVEENLKRQAESKQQQATEVPG